The following are encoded together in the Balaenoptera acutorostrata chromosome 9, mBalAcu1.1, whole genome shotgun sequence genome:
- the AQP11 gene encoding aquaporin-11 — MTALRGLWPEMQDTCTSLGLMLSIVLFMGLARVVTRQQLNRPTAHAFVLEFLATFQLCFCTHELQVLSEQEPLHPTWPLTLTYFFSLVHGLTLVGTSSNPCGVMMQMMLGGMSAETGAMRLLAQLIGALCSRYCMGALWSLGLTKYHVSERSFACRNPIQVDLPKAVIIEAVSSFIFHSALLHFQEVRTKLRIHLLSALITFLVYAGGSLTGAVFNPALALSLHFKCFDEAFLQFFIVYWLAPSLGILLMILMFSFFLPWLYNNHTINKKE; from the exons ATGACGGCGCTGCGGGGGCTCTGGCCCGAGATGCAGGACACCTGTACCTCGCTGGGGCTGATGCTGTCAATCGTGCTGTTCATGGGGCTGGCCCGCGTGGTCACCCGGCAGCAGCTGAACAGGCCCACTGCCCACGCCTTCGTCTTGGAGTTTCTGGCCACGTTCCAGCTCTGCTTCTGCACCCATGAGCTGCAAGTGCTGAGCGAGCAGGAACCCCTGCACCCCACCTGGCCGCTGACGCTAACCTACTTCTTCTCGTTGGTGCATGGCCTGACTCTGGTGGGCACCTCCAGCAACCCGTGCGGCGTGATGATGCAGATGATGCTGGGGGGAATGTCCGCTGAGACGGGTGCGATGAGGCTGTTAGCTCAGCTGATTGGTGCCCTGTGCAGCAGGTACTGCATGGGCGCCCTGTGGAGCCTGGGACTGACCAAGTATCACGTCAGCGAGAGGAGCTTCGCTTGCAGGAATCCCATCCAAGTGGACTTGCCCAAAGCGGTCATCATAGAGGCCGTCTCCTCCTTTATCTTCCACAGCGCTTTGCTGCACTTCCAGGAGGTCCGAACCAAGCTTCGTATCCACCTGCTGTCAGCACTCATCACCTTTTTGGTCTATGCAG GAGGAAGTCTAACAGGAGCTGTATTTAATCCAGCTTTGGCACTTTCACTACATTTCAAGTGTTTTGATGAAGCATTCCTTCAATTTTTTATAGTATATTGGCTGGCTCCTTCTTTAG gtATATTGCTGATGATTTTGATGTTCAGTTTTTTCCTTCCATGGCTGTATAACAACCATAC